A single region of the Acidithiobacillus acidisediminis genome encodes:
- the ispG gene encoding flavodoxin-dependent (E)-4-hydroxy-3-methylbut-2-enyl-diphosphate synthase, which translates to MQHQSPIQRRKSRQIHVGKVAIGGDAPISVQSMTNTETRDVPATVAQIRRLEAVGADIVRVSVPSMDAAEAFKAIRAQVEVPLVADIHFDHRIALQVMQDGVDGLRINPGNIGSIDKARLVVEMAKDKGIPIRIGVNAGSLEKDLQEKYGEPTPEALVESALRHVAILDELNFHDVKISVKASDVFLAVGAYRLLAQKVDYPLHLGITEAGGLRSGTVKSAIGLGLLLNEGIGDTIRVSLAADPVEEIRVGFDILKSLHLRQKGINLIACPSCSRQEFDVIKTINALEGRLEDILEPMDVSVIGCVVNGIGEAKEADIGLTGGDKRSILYYRGKQVDRVENQDIVDVLEKRIRAEVAERRAARTEA; encoded by the coding sequence ATGCAACATCAATCGCCCATTCAGCGCCGTAAAAGCCGCCAAATCCATGTTGGAAAGGTCGCCATCGGTGGGGATGCACCGATCTCTGTGCAAAGCATGACCAATACGGAGACCCGCGATGTTCCGGCAACTGTCGCACAAATCCGCCGTCTCGAGGCGGTGGGCGCAGATATTGTGCGGGTATCGGTGCCCAGCATGGACGCTGCCGAGGCGTTTAAGGCCATTCGCGCCCAGGTTGAGGTGCCACTGGTCGCGGATATCCACTTCGATCATCGCATCGCGCTGCAAGTGATGCAGGATGGTGTCGATGGGCTACGCATCAATCCCGGGAATATCGGCTCCATCGACAAGGCGCGCCTAGTTGTGGAAATGGCAAAAGATAAGGGCATACCCATTCGCATCGGCGTGAATGCGGGCAGTCTGGAAAAGGATCTGCAGGAAAAATATGGCGAGCCAACCCCTGAGGCACTGGTAGAATCTGCCCTGCGTCATGTTGCTATCCTAGATGAGCTGAATTTCCATGACGTAAAGATCAGCGTCAAGGCCTCCGATGTCTTCCTGGCGGTGGGCGCTTATCGTCTTTTGGCGCAGAAGGTCGATTACCCCTTGCATTTGGGCATCACTGAAGCCGGTGGATTGCGGTCTGGGACCGTCAAGTCGGCCATTGGGCTTGGCCTGCTTTTAAATGAAGGAATTGGCGACACCATTCGCGTCTCCCTCGCCGCTGATCCCGTAGAGGAAATTCGCGTCGGCTTTGATATTTTGAAGAGCCTGCACCTGCGACAAAAGGGCATCAATCTGATTGCCTGCCCCTCCTGTTCGCGACAGGAATTTGATGTCATCAAGACCATCAACGCGTTGGAAGGGCGATTGGAGGACATCCTCGAGCCCATGGATGTGTCGGTGATTGGCTGCGTGGTGAATGGGATCGGTGAAGCGAAAGAGGCCGATATCGGCCTTACCGGTGGCGACAAGCGAAGCATCCTGTATTATCGCGGCAAGCAGGTGGATCGGGTGGAAAATCAGGATATAGTCGATGTCCTGGAGAAGCGGATTCGTGCCGAGGTGGCG